The genomic stretch TGCATTTTCTGCGTACTCTGTTGCTTCATCTACTTCTTTTTGAACACGCTCATGAATTTCTTTTTCAATTTCATCAGTCAAAACGCCTACTTCTTTTAAATAAGCTGCAAACGTAATAACAGCATCTTTTTTCTTCGCTTCTTCAACTTCTTCACGCGTACGATAAGCGCGATCATCGTCATCACTTGAGTGAGGTGTTAAACGATAAGATACAGTCTCAATCAATGTTGGGCCATCGCCTCGGCGCCCTCTTTCTACCGCTTCTTTCGCAGCTTCATAAACAGCAAGTGGATCATTTCCATCAACCGTTACACCAGGCATTCCATAACCAATCGCGCGATCAGAAACTTTCTCACAAGCTAACTGCTTTGAAACTGGTACTGAAATTGCGTATTTGTTGTTTTCACAAACGAATAGCACTGGTAACTTATGGACGCCAGCAAAGTTAGCAGCCTCATGAAAATCTCCCTGATTGGATGAGCCTTCTCCAAACGAACAGAACGTTACTAGGTCTTTCCCTTCCATGCGACCCGCGAGAGCAAAACCAACTGCATGAGGCACCTGAGTTGTTACAGGTGAAGAGCCAGTAATGATGTTGTTCTTCTTCTGTCCAAAGTGACCCGGCATTTGACGACCGGCTGAGTTTGGATCTTCTGCTTTAGCGAAACCTGAGAGCATCAGATCTTTTGCTGTCATGCCGAAAGAAAGGACTACGCCCATATCACGGTAATACGGCGCAACAAAATCTTTCTCTGGATCCATTGCAAATGCAGATCCAACCTGAGCCGCTTCTTGTCCCTGACAGGAAATAACGAAAGGAATTTTACCAGCTCGATTAAGTAACCACATGCGCTCATCGATTTTACGAGCCATTAACATAGTTTCAAACATTTCAAGCACTCTTTCATCTGAAAGTCCTAATGCTTCATGACGATTTTCAGCCATAATGTTTTACCTCCTTAAATAAACCTTTTATTAAGAATGAATTGCTTTCCCATCCACTGCAAGAGCAGCTTCACCGATTGCTTCAGACAGTGTAGGGTGAGGATGAATGGTATGCGCCACTTCCCAAGAGGCCGCATCAAGAACTTTCGCTAGACCCGCTTCAGAAATCATATCGGTTACGTGAGGGCCGATCATATGTACTCCTAAAAGATCCTCATTGTCCGCATCAGCTACAATTTTCACAAATCCATCAGATTCTCCAAAAACAAGTGCTTTTCCTATTGCTTTAAAAGGGAACTTTCCAATCTTAACGTTATGACCTTGCTCTTTCGCTTGCGATTCCGTTAACCCTACACTTGCCATCTCTGGACTGCTGTAAATACAGCTTGGAACCTGAGTATAATCGATTGGGGTAGGATCTTGATCGGCTAGGTGTTCTACTGCAGTAATCCCTTCATGTGAAGCAACGTGAGCAAGCTGCATACCACCAATTACATCACCAATCGCGTATATATGAGATTCTTTCGTTTGGAAAAATTCATTGGTTTGAATAACGCCTTTATCTACTTCAATTGTTGTATTCTCAAGACCGATGTTTTTTACGTTTGCTTCCCGTCCTACTGACACGAGCATCTTGTCTGCAGAGAACGTTTTCGTTTCTCCTTCATGTTCCGCTTGAATGGATACACCCTGATCCTTTGTTAAGGACTCGCCCATCACTTTTGCGCCAGTGAAAAGCTTGATCCCCTTTTTCTTCATCAATTTGTGTGCTTCTTTGGAGATATCTTTATCTTCGGTTGGGACAATACGATCAGCATACTCGAGGACAGTCACCTCTACACCAAAATCAACAAGCATGGACGCCCACTCAATTCCAATAACGCCACCGCCGACAATAATAATGGAAGACGGGAGGCTTTCCATATGAAGAGCTTCATCTGAGGTCATTACATAATCGCCATCTACCTCGAGACCAGGAAGCGTACGCGGCTTCGAGCCCGTTGCAATAATAACGTTTTTAGGAATCAACATTTCATTTTCTTCCCCGTTATTCATTTCAACTGAAACCGTACCAGGCATTGGAGAGAAAATGGATGGTCCAAGAATTCGACCGAATCCTTCAAATACATCTATTTTCCCTTGTTTCATAAGGTGCTTCACGCCATTATGAAGCTGATCAACAATTCCCTGCTTACGTTCTTGAACCTTTTTAAAATCTAACGCAATTTCCTTTGCCATCACGCCAAATTTCTCTCCATGCTTAGCAGTGGCATATACTTCAGCACTTCGAAGTAACGCTTTACTTGGAATACAGCCGCGATGCAAACAAGTACCGCCAAGTTCACGCTTTTCAACGATTGCCGTTTTTAGACCTAGTTGGGAAGCACGAATAGCAGCTACATAGCCACCAGTACCTCCACCCATTATGACGAGATCATATTCTTCAGCCATTCAAATTCTCCTTTATAAAACGTTTTATTCCCCTTTTTTTAAAAGAGTCACTGCACATGAATTTTAATGAAAATGCGTCAGCATCTCTAAACCATTGACTCCACAGAAGAAACAGGATAAATTTTCGCTATTTCCTCTTCTCTTAACACGCGTAATCCACCTTCTGCGAGTGCTTGTAGCTCATTTTCACCAGGATGAACGAGAACGTCAGCAATCCACTTGATTTGCTCTGTTATTTGAGAGACAAATTGTTTTCCATAAGCTAGACCACCAGTTAAAACGATCGCATCCACTTCTCCAGCAAGAACAGCACTAGCCGCTCCAATCTCTTTGGCTACCTGATACGCCATAGCATCGAAAATAAGTTTTGCTTTCTCATCTCCAGCGTGAATTCGCTGCTCAACTTTTACGGCATCGTTAGTGCCAAGGTACCCAACGTAACCTGCTTGTCCAACAAGCTTTTTCATGATTTCATCAGCGTAATACTCTCCTGAAAAACACATGGCGACTAGATCACCAACAGGAACTGTTCCCGCACGTTCTGGTGAGAATGGACCTTCACCGTGTAAGCCATTATTTACATCAACAACTTTTCCTTTTCGGTGTGCACCAACAGTAATCCCGCCCCCCATATGAGTTACGATAAGATTGAGATCTTCGTATTTGCTATTTAATTGAGAAGCTACTCGTCTGGCGACTGCTTTTTGGTTTAATGCATGAAAAATACTTTTACGTTCGATTTCTGGCACTCCAGAAAGGCGAGCTACATCTTGAAGCTCATCAACAACTACTGGGTCAACAATAAAAGATGGGATATTGAGCTGTTCAGCAATTTCAAAAGCAATAATCCCACCTAAATTCGAAGCATGTTCACCCGAATAACCATTACGAAGATCTTCAAGCATACGTTCATTAACTGAATATGTTCCACCCTCGATCGGACGCAACAAACCACCGCGTCCTACAACCGCAGATAATCTCGAAATATTAATATCTTCTTCATCTAACGCTTCAAGAATGGTATTTTTCCTAAATTCATATTGATCGATGATTGTTTTAAATTGATTGATTTCATCTGTATCGTGCCGTAATGATTTCTCAAATACAGCACGTTCATTATCAAATACGCCTATTTTTGTTGAAGTTGATCCCGGGTTGATTACCAGAAGTCTATATACTTTATCTGTCACTCCAAACCCTCCGTTTATCTACGATGACCTAAAATATGCTGAGAGTTCATTAAGAATTGACTTCTTGACTGCTTCATTTGCTCAATTCTTTCTTCAGCAAGACGGTCTGCCGCTGCATAAGTAGGAATACCATCGCGTTTAGAAATTTCGATAACTTTTGAAATAGTGTCATAAATGCCATCAACGCGCTTCATTGCACGATCGCGATTATATCCATAAAGCTCATCTGCAACGTTAATAACACCACCAGCATTGATAACATAGTCTGGCGCATAAACAATACCCATCTCATGGATTTGATCACCGTGTGTCGTTTCGCGAAGCTGGTTGTTTGCTGCTCCTGCAATAACTTTTGCTTTAATTTTTCCAATTGTATCGTCATTGATAATTGCACCAAGTGCACATGGTGCAAAAATATCACAGTCTACCTCGTAAATGTCGTCGGGATCTACAGCTTTTGCACCAAAGTCGGTTACTGCACGATCAACTGATTCTTTGTTGATATCTGTAACAACTAGAGAAGCTCCTTCTTCATGAAGGTGTTTGCAGAGATTATAGGCAACATTTCCTACACCTTGAACAGCTACTGTTTTACCTTGTAAAGAATCTGTACCAAACGCTTCTTTTGCTGCCGCCTTCATTCCTACATATACACCATAAGCTGTTACAGGAGAAGGGTTACCAGAAGAACCGAACGCTGGTGAAATACCAGTTACATATTCTGTTTCTTCATGAATAGTATCCATATCTTGAACAGTAGTACCCACGTCTTCGGCAGTAATGTAACGACCGTTTAACCCCTGAATATATCGTCCAAAAGCACGGAACATCGCTTCATTTTTGTCTTTACGAGGATCACCGATGATAACTGTTTTTCCTCCACCGAGATTTAAACCTGCTGCAGCATTTTTGTACGTCATTCCTTTGGCTAAACGAAGTGCATCCTCAAATGCAGCTTCTTCAGAAGCGTATGTCCACATTCTTGTTCCACCGAGAGCCGGTCCTAGGGTTGTATCATGAATCGCAATAATCGCTTTTAATCCTGAAGCTTTATCTTGACAAACAACCACTTGTTCATAATCGTATTTCTCCATATAAGTAAAAAGTTCCATCAGTAATCTCCCTCTCTGTTATCCTCTAGTTTTATTTAGCTGAACTTACTGCAAGCGCGATACTATAAACTTTGCTTTCTGAACTATCTGCGCGTGAAGTTAAAACGATTGGTGCTTTAGCGCCAGCAATGACTCCTCCAACTTTTGCATTTGCAAAATAGACAAGTGATTTATACAATGCGTTCCCTACTTCTATTGAAGGAACAAGAAGGATATCTGCTTTCCCAGCTACTTCACTTTGTATTCCCTTATGCTCTGCTGCTTCTATTGAAATAGCGTTATCCAATGCGAGTGGTCCATCAATCACGCATTCAGAAATCTGGTCTCTTCTATTCATCTGAGTTAGCGCCGATGCATCAAGCGTCGCTTGCATAGCTGGATTAATGACTTCTACTGCGGCTAACGGAACAACTTTAGGGCGCTCAATGCCAATACTTCTCGCAATCGATACGGCGTTATTAACAATTTCCACCTTTTGCGTTAAATCCGGCTCAATATTCATACCAGAGTCTGTTACAAAAATCAGTCGTTCATATCCTTGAACATCAAATGCGGCTACGTGCGAAAGAACCTTTCCTTTTCGCAAGCCATATTCTTTATTTAAAACTTCTTTTAAAATTACTGAAGTGGAGACCATTCCTTTCATTAAAACATCGGCATCTCCATTTCGAACGGCTTGAACAGCCATCCTCGAAGCCTCTTGATCTGACTCCACATGCACAATTTGAAGAGATGATGATTCAGTTAAACCTTCATCTGTTAACATTCGCTTGATATCTTGCTTATCACCGTAAAGAATGAATGAAGCCAGTTGCTTCTGAATAGCTTTATGAACCGCTTCAATCACTTCTTTATCTGCAGCAGCAGCAAGTGCAATCGTTTTGTTAGGTTGTTTGGATACTTCCATTACAAGTTGATCTAGATTCATTGATGTCCCCCCTCTACGCCATCATACTATTATGCAAGTTCCGTGCCAATTCCGCATTATTGTCGTTACAAGGTTTTAAGCTGATGGGATATGCAATATCTTGCACACCGCGCAATTTATTGCATGCCAGACTTTTCAATACCGTGTTTTTCCATTTTGTAGTACAAATTACGAAGTGACACACCTAATGCCTTTGCCGTCGCAGTTTTATTTCCCTCATAATGGGCAAGAGTTTGACGAATTGTCTTCTTTTCAAATTCATCGACTAGCTGAGACAACATTTTGTCAGGTGTTCGTTCAACGAACAGCACATCAGCGTCTTTTTTCTCACTCAATAATGATGGGAGATGGTGCGAATCAATCATCGTTTCAGAGACATCCATATGAATCACAATTCTTCCCAAAACGTTCTCAAACTCCCTAACATTACCTGGCCAATCATAAGATTTTAAATAGTCAACAGCCGCATCCGTTATCCCTTTAACATTTCTCCCATAATCTTGATTAAT from Bacillus sp. Cs-700 encodes the following:
- a CDS encoding thiamine pyrophosphate-dependent dehydrogenase E1 component subunit alpha, translating into MAENRHEALGLSDERVLEMFETMLMARKIDERMWLLNRAGKIPFVISCQGQEAAQVGSAFAMDPEKDFVAPYYRDMGVVLSFGMTAKDLMLSGFAKAEDPNSAGRQMPGHFGQKKNNIITGSSPVTTQVPHAVGFALAGRMEGKDLVTFCSFGEGSSNQGDFHEAANFAGVHKLPVLFVCENNKYAISVPVSKQLACEKVSDRAIGYGMPGVTVDGNDPLAVYEAAKEAVERGRRGDGPTLIETVSYRLTPHSSDDDDRAYRTREEVEEAKKKDAVITFAAYLKEVGVLTDEIEKEIHERVQKEVDEATEYAENADYAPAEDAMKYVYEE
- the lpdA gene encoding dihydrolipoyl dehydrogenase, whose translation is MAEEYDLVIMGGGTGGYVAAIRASQLGLKTAIVEKRELGGTCLHRGCIPSKALLRSAEVYATAKHGEKFGVMAKEIALDFKKVQERKQGIVDQLHNGVKHLMKQGKIDVFEGFGRILGPSIFSPMPGTVSVEMNNGEENEMLIPKNVIIATGSKPRTLPGLEVDGDYVMTSDEALHMESLPSSIIIVGGGVIGIEWASMLVDFGVEVTVLEYADRIVPTEDKDISKEAHKLMKKKGIKLFTGAKVMGESLTKDQGVSIQAEHEGETKTFSADKMLVSVGREANVKNIGLENTTIEVDKGVIQTNEFFQTKESHIYAIGDVIGGMQLAHVASHEGITAVEHLADQDPTPIDYTQVPSCIYSSPEMASVGLTESQAKEQGHNVKIGKFPFKAIGKALVFGESDGFVKIVADADNEDLLGVHMIGPHVTDMISEAGLAKVLDAASWEVAHTIHPHPTLSEAIGEAALAVDGKAIHS
- the buk gene encoding butyrate kinase, which codes for MTDKVYRLLVINPGSTSTKIGVFDNERAVFEKSLRHDTDEINQFKTIIDQYEFRKNTILEALDEEDINISRLSAVVGRGGLLRPIEGGTYSVNERMLEDLRNGYSGEHASNLGGIIAFEIAEQLNIPSFIVDPVVVDELQDVARLSGVPEIERKSIFHALNQKAVARRVASQLNSKYEDLNLIVTHMGGGITVGAHRKGKVVDVNNGLHGEGPFSPERAGTVPVGDLVAMCFSGEYYADEIMKKLVGQAGYVGYLGTNDAVKVEQRIHAGDEKAKLIFDAMAYQVAKEIGAASAVLAGEVDAIVLTGGLAYGKQFVSQITEQIKWIADVLVHPGENELQALAEGGLRVLREEEIAKIYPVSSVESMV
- the bcd gene encoding branched-chain amino acid dehydrogenase, whose protein sequence is MELFTYMEKYDYEQVVVCQDKASGLKAIIAIHDTTLGPALGGTRMWTYASEEAAFEDALRLAKGMTYKNAAAGLNLGGGKTVIIGDPRKDKNEAMFRAFGRYIQGLNGRYITAEDVGTTVQDMDTIHEETEYVTGISPAFGSSGNPSPVTAYGVYVGMKAAAKEAFGTDSLQGKTVAVQGVGNVAYNLCKHLHEEGASLVVTDINKESVDRAVTDFGAKAVDPDDIYEVDCDIFAPCALGAIINDDTIGKIKAKVIAGAANNQLRETTHGDQIHEMGIVYAPDYVINAGGVINVADELYGYNRDRAMKRVDGIYDTISKVIEISKRDGIPTYAAADRLAEERIEQMKQSRSQFLMNSQHILGHRR
- the yqiS gene encoding phosphate butyryltransferase, which gives rise to MNLDQLVMEVSKQPNKTIALAAAADKEVIEAVHKAIQKQLASFILYGDKQDIKRMLTDEGLTESSSLQIVHVESDQEASRMAVQAVRNGDADVLMKGMVSTSVILKEVLNKEYGLRKGKVLSHVAAFDVQGYERLIFVTDSGMNIEPDLTQKVEIVNNAVSIARSIGIERPKVVPLAAVEVINPAMQATLDASALTQMNRRDQISECVIDGPLALDNAISIEAAEHKGIQSEVAGKADILLVPSIEVGNALYKSLVYFANAKVGGVIAGAKAPIVLTSRADSSESKVYSIALAVSSAK